The genomic interval GTGGATCGCGCCTGCCCGTTCGAAGCCCAGGTCGGGGCCTCGGCCAGGCCCATGGACGCGTCGTAGCCTGTCCCCGCATGCATGAAGCGGGGAGCGGGCGGTAGGGGGCATGATGCCAGAGGGCACCTTCCTCGTCCTCATGGTAGCGAAGATCGCCGTGGTCTTCGGTCTGATGTTGCTAAGTGTCGCCTACATGACCTGGCTGGAGCGCAAGATCCTCAGCGATATCCAGGTCCGACTCGGTCCGATGCGGGTCGGCCCCCACGGCCTGCTACAGCCGATCGCCGACGGGCTCAAGCTCTTGTTCAAGGAGGAGATCGTTCCCCAGGCCGCTGACCGGACACTCTACCTCCTGGCTCCCGTGCTTGCGCTGGTCCCTGCCTTCATCTCCTTTGCCGTAATCCCTTTCGGAGACCGGATCCGACTCTTCGGGCAGAGCATCGACCTGGTCATCGCTGACGTCAATATCGGGCTGCTGTATGTGTTCGGTGTCGCCTCTCTCGGGATCTATGGGATCGTCCTGGGAGGGTGGGCCTCGAACAACAAGTACGCGCTGCTTGGGGGGCTGCGTGCCTCGGCCCAGATGATCAGCTATGAACTCTCCCTGAGTCTGTCGGTGGTGGGCGTGGTGATGCTGTCGCAATCGCTGAGCCTGGTGCAGATTGTGGATGCCCAGGCCAGGGTGTGGTTTATCGTCCTTCAGCCGATCGGTTTTATCATCTTCCTGATCTGTGCTGTCGCCGAGATCAATCGCGCTCCTTTCGATCTCCCGGAGGCCGAGACGGAACTGGTGGCCGGTTTTCACGTCGAGTACAGCTCAATGAAGTTCGCCATGTACTTTATGGCTGAGTATGCCAACATGATCACCGTATCGGCCATGGCGACAACGCTGTTCCTGGGCGGGTGGAGGGGGCCGTGGTTGCCACCGGTGGTCTGGTTTCTCATTAAGCTCTATCTGTTTATTTTCCTCTTCATCTGGCTTCGAGGTACGCTGCCGCGCTTTAGATACGACCAACTGATGCGATTTGGGTGGAAGGTTCTGCTGCCCATTGCGCTGGTCAATATTATGGTCACGGCTGTGTTTGTTGCGTTGAGGTAAGAATGGAATGGCTGGTGTTCGTTCCGCTGGCCGCAATGGCGCTCATCACTGCGGTTCTGGTCATCGTCATGCGAAATCCGGTCTACTGCGCCCTCTCGCTTATTGGGACGTTCTTCGCACTGTCGGGGATCTATCTGCTGTTGCAGGCGCAGTTCATCGCTGTCGTGCAGGTGATCGTCTATGCCGGAGCGATCATGGTCCTGTTCCTGTTCGTGGTCATGCTGCTCGACCTGGGTCATGAACTACCCGCCTGGCTGCAGCGAGATCGGCCCAGGCTCCTGCTCGGCATCGGTGTGGCTCTGCTCCTACTTGTTGAGTTGGCGATCCCTATCGGCTTCAGGACTCCTCACGGTCCCCAGGGCCTCTACACTTCAGAACTCGTGGGCGCCATCGGAAATACTCAAGTCGTCGGCCGTCTCCTGTTCACCGATTTTCTCATCCCATTTGAGATCACTTCTATAATCCTGCTCATTGCCATTATTGGCGTCATGGTCTTAGCCAGGAGGTAGCGAAGTGCGGAATGTAGGGGCAGCCCTTGTGGCTGCCCGAGGTGCAACGTTCAACGTTCAAGGGTGGAGTGTGCGAGGTGCGAGGTGCAAGGCAAATCCTCTCTCACCCCCCTTTATCAAAGGGGGGTTGGGGGGATTTGATGCGAGGCCTGAAGTGCGATGACAGCAACCGTGCCTTTGAGCGCATACTTAATACTTAGCGCTGTCCTCTTTGTCATAGGGGTCATCGGGGTGCTGATCCGGCGTAATGTGCTGGTGATCTTCATGGCGATTGAGTTGATGCTGAATGCCGTCAATCTCACCTTTGTGGCCTTCTCAAGGTTTCTCCACTCGATGGATGGACAGATCATTGTGTTGTTTGTGATGGCGGTGGCCGCAGCCGAGGTAGCAGTAGGGCTGGCCATCATCATTGCACTGCATAGAAATAAAGAGTCCTTAAATGTGGACGAGATCAATCTCCTTAAAGGCTAGTTGCGAGTTTCGAGCGTCGGGTTTTGAGCTTACAACCCGAAACCCGAAACTCGTAACCCGAAACCCGATATGATGATCTGGCTGATTCCCGTTGTTCCGCTGGTGGGAAGCCTCGTCGTCGGTCTGATGGGCCGCCGGATGCAGAGAGGGCTGGTGACGGGTATCGCCTGCGGCGCCACATCGCTTTCGTTGCTCCTTTCCCTGATGGCCTTTGTCCGTCTCCTTCAGATGCCGGCGGAAGGACGCCTGCTTCGCTCCTCCCTCGGCTCCTGGATCGCCTCCGGCGATTTCTCGGTCTCGTTCGGGTTCCTGTTCGATCCCCTCTCTGCCATCATGGCGCTGGTGGTGTGCGGCGTGGGCTTGCTGATACATATCTACTCGATCGGCTATATGCAGGAGGACCGCGACTATCACCGCTTCTTCTCGCTGCTCAACCTCTTCCTGGCTGAGATGCTGGTCCTGGTCCTGGCCGATAACTACCTCCTGCTCTTTGTGGGATGGGAGGGGGTGGGCCTCTGTTCGTACCTGTTGATCGGCTTCTGGTTCGAACGACCTGCTGCGGCATCCGCCGGGACCAAGGCCTTCCTGGTGAACCGGATCGGCGACGGCGCCGTGGTTGTGGGGCTGATCTGGATGATCCTGCTGTTCGGGTCACTGGACTTCCAGACCGTGTTTACAGAAGCGCCGACCGTGCTTGCGCACGGCTCTGTTACCGCAATGCTTCTCACCCTCCTTCTCTTCATCGGGGCGACCGGTAAGTCGGCGCAACTCCCACTGTATGTCTGGTTGCCTGATGCGATGGAGGGACCTACGCCGGTCTCGGCGCTTATCCATGCTGCTACCATGGTGACGGCAGGCGTCTACCTGGTCGCCCGTTCGGCTCCCCTGTTCCAGCTTGCGCCTGTGAGCCTGGAGATCGTGGCCTGGGTCGGTGGCCTCACGGCCCTCTATGCCGCAAGCATCGCCCTGGTTCAGACCGACATCAAACGGATTATCGCCTACTCGACCATCTCCCAGCTCGGCTACATGTTTTTAGGCCTGGGAGTCGGGGCATACGCCGCAGGGATCTTTCACCTGATGACGCATGCCTTCTTCAAGGCCCTTCTCTTCCTATCGGCCGGGTCGGTGATTCATGCGCTGGCCGGCGAGCAGGATATCAGGAAGATGGGGGGGCTGCGGAAGTCCCTCCGTGTCACTACCGGCAGCTTTCTCGTAGGCGCGCTGGCTAACGCCGGCATCGCTCCCTTCGCCGGCTTCTGGAGCAAGGACGAGATCCTCTTTGCCGCCTATACCTCGGGACATCGGCTGCTCTGGGTCATTGGGGTGCTGACCGCGGCGGGCACTGCCTTGTACATGTTTCGCCTCTATTTCCTTGCCTTCGAGGGGAAGTCGAGGCTTGACGCGCATACGCTTAAACACCTGCACGAGGCGCCGTGGAGCATGCGCCTGCCGCTGGTGCTGTTGGCGCTCGGGTCGGCGACCGTCGGGTTTGTCGGTTTCCCGCCAGAGTCAGGCCCGTTTCAGCGATTCCTGGGTTCGGTTTTCCCGGTCCCGGTGCATGAGGCCTCGGTCGAGCCGAGCTCCGGGGTCGTGCTTGCGGTTGCGACTCTTGTAATGGCCCTGCTGGGGATCGGCGTGGCCTTTTGGTGCTATCTTCGGGATCCTACCAGACCCGAGGCGCTTGTCGCGCGGTATCCTGCGCTGCATCGCACCCTCTTTCACAAATATTGGGTTGATGAGCTGTACGATAAGGTCGTAATCCACCCGATCGTTACCTCCGCTCGCGCCATATCGGAGTCGTTCGATGCGCGCATAGTCGACGGGTCAGTCAACGGCATCGCGACACTTGCAATACGGGCCGGCAGCATGCTGAGGCGACTTCAAACCGGCTATGTTCCAACCTATATCCTTTCGATCCTGGTGGGTGCCGTGGTCCTCTTGGGATACTTGGCGTTTTATGGATAGCGCACAGGTGAAGGCATGAGTCAGGCGGGAGGACCGATCTTATCGACGCTTATTGTGCTCCCTCTGCTTGGCGTCTTATTGCTTACGATTGTCGACGGAGCGCGTGAGGGGCTCATCAAGAGGCTCGCACTGGCCGTCTCCGGCCTAGACCTTCTGCTCTCTCTCATCGTATATGTGCGCTTTGATCCCGCTCAGGCCGGTATGCAGTTCGTTGAGCGGGCGTCGTGGATCCCTTCGATCGGGAGTAGCTATTTTCTCGGAGTTGATGGGATCAGCCTTCCACTGTTGCTCCTCACGACGTTTCTCACGCCTATCGCTATCCTCGCCTCTTTCTCCGGGATCGCGAGTCGGGTAAAAGCGTATATGATCTGCATGCTGCTGCTCCTAAGCGGCATGATTGGAGTGTTTGTTGCCCTGGATCTGGTGCTTTTCTACGTCTTCTGGGAGGGGATGCTGATCCCGATGTATTTTCTGATCGGCGTCTGGGGCGGCCCGAGGCGAATCTATGCCACCTTGAAGTTCGTCCTCTTTACGATGGCGGGAAGCGTCCTGATGCTGCTGGCGATGATCGCCCTCGCCTTCCTGCATCAGGAGAGTACAGGTCAGTTGACGTTTGACCTCCTGGAGCTGATCGGCGGGTCGATTTCATATGGGACGCAACTGTGGCTCTTCGCCGCCTTTGGCCTCGCCTTTGCCATCAAGGTGCCGATGTTCCCGTTTCACACATGGCTTCCGGATGCCCACGTAGAGGCGCCTACGGCGGGAAGCGTCCTATTGGCCGGGGTTCTCTTGAAGATGGGGACCTATGGTTTCCTCCGATTCGCGCTCCCGCTCTTTCCGGAAGCGGCCGTCGCCTTTACTCCTTTGATCTCTGCGCTTGCCGTGATCGGTATCCTGTACGGCGCGCTGGTTGCCATGGTTCAGGATGATCTCAAGCGGCTGATCGCCTATAGCTCAGTAAGTCACCTGGGGTTCGTGATGCTGGGCATCTTTGCCATGAACGTGCAGGCCGTGGAAGGGTCAATCCTCCAAATGGTCAATCATGGCCTCTCCACTGGCGCTCTCTTCCTGCTGATTGGGATGATCTATGAGAGGCGCCACACAAGGATGATAGAGGAGTTCGGTGGACTCTCCCGGACACTCCCTCGCTTTGCCCTCTGCTTCCTGGTTGTGACCATGTCGTCCATTGGCCTGCCAGGCCTGAATGGGTTTGTGGGCGAGTTCCTGATCCTGACGGGGACATTCCGCGTCCATAAAGGATTTGCGGTGATCGCTACCCTTGGGGTCATTCTGGCAGCGGTCTATATGCTCTGGATGTGGCAACGCGTGATGTGGGGGAAAAGCCGACGGGCTGAGAATCTCACGCTCAACGATATCGGCTGTCGTGAGATGGCGATACTGGTCCCGATCATCCTGCTCATTCTATGGATTGGCCTGAACCCAAATCCCCTCCTCAGAAGGATGGATGCGTCGGTCATTCATCTCCTGGATGGGATGCGGATCGCGGCAACGTCCGAGGTGCAAATCCCTCCGTCCCCCCCTTTCGTAAAGGGGGGTTGGGGGGATTTGGTGCGGAGCGCGAATTGATGGAGCTTGTACTGCCTCAGATTGACTGGGCTCCCTTTGCGCCGCTCATACCGGTGGCCATTGGCGGTCTCACAACGTTGGTGACAGATCTCTTTCTGCCGCCGGGACGGAAATATCTCATCGCCATCCTAAGCCTGATGGCGATCGCTGCATCGATCCTTATCTCGATCGGCTTATGGGGGCCCATCCTCGGCTCAGATCTGGAAATGGTTCGCTACGGGATTCATGACGCGGTCGTGTTGGACCGATTTTCGCTCTTCTTTTATCTTGTGCTTGGCCTGGTCTCGATGCTCACCATCCTGCTGTCGATGGGCCACCTTGACACAGCAGCCGCTGACCAGGGAGAGTATTACAGCCTGGTGCTCTTCTCGACGTTGGGGATGATGCTGATGGCTGCAGGCGGGGATTTGATCGTAATTTTTCTGGGGCTGGAAACCTTCTCGCTCGCCCTGTACACGCTCGCTGGATTTTGGAGGACAGATCTTCGCTCCAACGAGTCGGCGCTGAAGTACCTCCTGCTTGGCGCCTTTGCCAGCGCCTTTTTCCTCTATGGTATTGCCCTGATCTATGGGGCGACCGGCACGACCATGCTTCGGCAGATTGCGGCCTTTCTTGCCGATGGGCATCCTCCCGCACCCCTGTTCATGATCGGAGGAGGATTGCTTCTGGTTGGGTTCGGCTTCAAGATCGCCTCCGTCCCGTTCCATATGTGGGCCCCTGACGTGTATGAGGGGGCGCCCACCTCGGTCACAGCGTTCATGATCGCCGGGACCAAGGCTGCGGCTTTTGCCGCCTTCCTGCGGGTATTTCTTCTGGCTTTGCCTGCCCTTCACGTGCAGTGGTCGATGGCGATATGGGTTCTAGCGGTCCTCACCATGACCGTGGGGAATCTGGTTGCCCTGGTCCAAGACAACATCAAGCGGATGCTCGCCTATAGCTCGATCGCGCATGCCGGGTATCTGTTGGTAGCGTTGGTCGCTGGCGGATCATCCGGGGTCGCCAGCATCCTCTTCTACCTTGTCGCCTATGCCCTCATGAACCTTGGCGCCTTCGCCGTCATCATCGCGTTGCAAGGTAATGAGCAAGAGCGGCTCTTGCTCACCGACTACGCCGGTCTTGGTTGGCAGCGGCCGGTCCTGGCCGCCTGCATGGCTATCTTTATGTTCTCGCTAGCCGGGATCCCTCCCACAGCCGGTTTCATGGGCAAGCTGTACATCTTCAGCGCCGCCCTTGAAGGCCACTATCTTGGCCTGGCGGTGATCGGTGTTCTGAACAGCGTGATCTCGGTCTACTTTTATCTCCGCGTCATCGTCATCATGTACATGAGTGAGGCAGCGTCCCCGCGGCCGCTCGTTCCGGCATCCGTAGCGGCCGTCCTGGCCGTAGTAATGTCCGTACTGGGGACCCTTCACCTTGGCCTGTTCCCGGCAGGGTTGCTGGATCTGGCCCGGCAGTCGATCGCAGCCGTCGCAGGATGAGAGAGCCACTGTCCATGAAAGCGATTAAGATTCCCGAGAAGACCGTGACCCGGATTTCGATCTACCTGAGATGCTTAGAGGAGCTGGAGCACGAAGGGACGGCGAGCGTCTCGTCCACGCAACTGGCCGATCGTTTCGGCCTGAATTCCGCCCAGGTGCGAAAGGACTTGGCATGCTTTGGCCAGTTCGGCATCAGGGGTTTGGGGTACTACATTACCCCCCTTCGGCATAGCCTGGAGGAGATTCTCGGACTCAAGCGGGCTTGGGATGTAGCCTTGGTCGGGTTGGGGAACCTGGGCTCTGCGTTAATGACCTACAAGGGGTTCCATGAGAAAGGATTCAAGATCTCTGCCGTGTTCGATCGCGACCCGGCCAAGATCGATCGGAGGGTTGAAGGGGTCCAGGTGATGGATATCGGGGCGATCGTCCCGGTTATCCGCAAGCGGAAGATCAAGATGGGCATCCTGGCTGTTCGTGCCGCTGGTGCCCAGGCTGTCCTCGACGCTCTAGTAGAGGGCGGGGTCATCGCAGTCTTGAATTTCGCCCCCACCCAACTGACAGCCCCCGATTCGGTCAAGATCCAGAATGTTGACCTATCGGCTCTGCTGAAGACACTGAGCTATCATATCGCCCAGACGGAGCGGCCGAACTCCCGCACGCCTTGACACCCTTGCCTCTTACTTCCCTTTCTGATTGAGAAGGACATCGATAGACTTTTGAAACTCCTCCTCCGTCATTGCCCCGACCGAGCGTCCATATAAGCTCCCGTCTTTATTGACCATAATGGTGGTCGGCGTACCCTCGATTTGATAACGCCGGCCGATATCACCGGTGCTGTCGCGTCCTACGGGATAAGGAACCTTGTACTCTTCAACAAATTTCCGCGCGCTGGCTTCGTTATCCCAGGCGACGTTCACGCCCAGCATCACGAGGCCCTTGCCCTTATACTGCTGGTAGATCTTTGCCAGAACGGGAGCCTCCCGTTGACAGTGTGATCATGTGGAGTGGAAGAAATTGATCAGGACCGGCTTGCCGCGAAAGTCTTTTAGTGCGATGGACTTTCCATCCAGGAGCGGAAGCGTAAAGTCCGGGACAGGCGCAGCGTGGGCCGCCTGGGCAACTAATAGTGTGCCAATCAAGAGGGCTGCGTACATTGCTCGTCGTAGGGGATTGTTCATGTCTGATTCCTCCTAAATGTAGGGGCGCTGCTTGCTGCGCCCTCTTTGGGCAGGGCATACCCTGCCCCTACGCCAATAGCTGATCTCTGCCAGCTTCTCATCAACCCAACCCATACTCTTTCCATCGTTGGTCTACGAGGGCCTTGGTCTCGCGATCCATGACCTGTTCCTCCGGCCACTCGCGCGTGAATCCCTCCTCTTTCCACTTGCGTGTTCCGTCGATCCCCATCTTTGAGCCATACCGGGGCAGCCGACTGGCGTGATCCAGGGTTTCGACCGGGCCCATGACAAACTCGATATCGCGCTCCGGGTCGATATGGTTCAGGACCTTCCAGGTCACTTCGGCCGGATCGCGGACGTTCACATCCTTGTCCACGACGACGATCACCTTCGAAAACATCGCCTGGCCGAGGCCCCAGATCGCGTGCATGATCTTGCGCGCGTGGCCCGGGTAGGCTTTATCGATACTGACGATGACGAGGTTATGAAAGACCCCGGCGAACGGCATGTGAAAGTCCACGATTTCCGGTAACTGTTTTCTCAGGAGGGGGAGGGACATCCGTTCCACGGCAGTCCCCATGTGACAGTCTTCCATGGGTGGGCGGCCGACGATGGTGGTCTGATAAATCGGATCCCGGCGGTGGGTGACGGCCGTCAGGTGAAAGACGGGATAGTGGTCAGCAAGGGAGTAAAAGCCGGTGTGGTCGCCGAATGGCCCCTCCAGGCGCAGCTCATCCGGTTCGACGTACCCTTCCAGCACAATCTCGGCGTTGGCGGGAACCTCCAGATCGACGGTCTCGCACTGAACAAGCTCGACGGACCGCTTCCGCAGAAAGCCGGCGATGAGCATCTCATCAATCCCGTCGGGCGCCGGTATGACTGCCGACAGGGTGGTGGCCGGATCAGGCCCCAGGGCAACGGCGACCTCGGTACGGCGACCCAGCCGCCGGTTTTTCTCGTAGTGTCTGGCCCCGCCGTGATGGATGTGCCAGTGCATGCCTGCGGTCCGTTCGTCGAAGATCTGCATTCGATACATGCCGCAATTGCGCGTGCCGGTTTCGGGATCTTTGGTGAAGACCAAGGGCATTGTCACGAATCGGCCGCCATCCAGCGGCCAGCACTTGAGGGTCGGCAACGGGTCGAATGAGGGCTCTTTCGTGATGCGTACCTCCTTGCACGGGCCATCCTTCACCCGTTTGGGCAGGTAGCGGGCCATCTCCGCGAGCTTGGGCAACATCCGGAGCTTCTCAAAGAACCCTTCCGGGGGCTTGATCTCGGTGACGCTGTCCAGCTCACTGGCCAGATCGTCCAGCGAGGCGCGCTGCAACGCCAGGCACATCTGCTCCTCGGAGCCGAAGGCGTTGATCAGGACCGGCATCGATGAATCCTTGACCCGTTCGAAGAGCAGGGCCGGTCCGAACCGCTTGCTGACTCGATCAGTGATTTCGGTAATCTCGAGAATCGGATCGACCTGGGTCTTGATCCGCTTCAGCAGTCCCCGCTGCTCCAGCGCCGCGATAAAGGCCCGCAGATCCTCGTATGCCATCATAACTCCAAGCGGTGAGCTGTCAGCGCTCAGCAATTGGTGTAGGGGCAGGGCTTGCCCTGCCCAAAGAGGGCGCAGCAAGCAGCGCCCATACGCGGCTGATAGCTGCACTATTGAACGCTGCCACTATAGCGGAGGGAGGTGAGGTCGGCAAGCAAAAATGGGTCAACAGAAAAGGCAATCGCCGCAGACCGATGGCGCCTCCTCGCGCATCTTAGAATGGTGGGTACGGTATGGAGTCGAGGTGTGAGTAAATCTGTCCCTTTTTCGATAGATTCCACTTGACCGATCAGATTGTACTGTAGATGATGATGTATATTCGAGAAAGGCAGAGTCATGCCCCGTAAAGTGCGAAAACAAATCTATCTTGATCCCCACCATGCGCAGCTCTTGAAGCAGTTGGCGCGTGATCTCGGGGTGTCGGAAGCGGCGCTCATTCGGCAGGCCGTGGACCAACAGGCGGCCCACCTTACACCCCTCCGCCGCGACCCAGCCGCCTGGCAGCAAGAGCGGGCCTTTATTGAACGCCTCATCCAGGATGGCACCGTCCCTGGCAGACGGACCTGGAAACGGGATGATCTCCATGAGCGGTGAGGTCTTGGTCGATCGAACGTACTTGCCTACGCCTACGACCGACCCTCGGAGCGCGCCAAGCAGCGCCTAGCCCTAGCCGTGCTGGACCTCTTGGCGGGTACGCAGCGCGGGGTCCTGACGACTCAGGTCTTCGAAGGGGTGTGAGCAGTTAATCCGGCCGCGTTCCGTAAAGCGCTCACAACGCTTTTCTTCCTTGACACTTCCTGGCGCTTTCCGATACAAGACAACGGTCACACGTGAATGCAGAGTTCTGGGAGAAGCGCGATGAAGCTCATGATCAGTGTGCGGGACGAGCAAGAGGCGGTAGCCGCTTTGGCCGGTGGAGCCGATATCATCGATGTCAAGAATCCGGCCGAGGGATCGCTGGGCGCCGGGCGACCGGAGACCATCGCAGCGATCGTAAGGGCGGTCCAGGCCGCCGCCCCTGTCAGCGCATCGATCGGCGACGTCCCGAATCTTCCAGGAACCGTGGCGCTAGCCGGCCTGGGGGCGGCCACCTGCGGTGTTCGACTCGTCAAGGTGGGATTGCTGGGGACCAGGACAGGAGCAGAGGCGGCCAACCTGCTCGATGCCGTCAGTGGCGCATTGCGGATGGCGAACGGTACAGTGGGTCTGGTAGCTTGCGCCTACGCCGATGCCGCCCTTGTTGGTTCGCTCGATCCGCTTGAGCTTCCTGAGGCCGCCGCCCCCTTTGCCGAAGGGTGCCTCATCGATACCGCCATCAAAGATGGGCGAACCCTTTTCCAGTGCCTTCCGGAGGCGACCATCACCCGCTTCATTCAGCAGTGCCACGATCGGGGGCTCTTCTGCGCCCTGGCGGGCTCCCTGCAGCAGGCAGATATCCTCAGAGCCCTAGCGCTCGGCGCCGACATCGTCGGCGTACGAACCGCAGCCTGCGAGGGAGGACAGCGAAGCGGCTCTATTTCCACGAAGTTGGTGGAACGCCTGAAAGCGAGTCTCTCTTCGCACCTCAAATCCCCCTGTGTCCCCCTTTTGTAAAGGGGGGGTGGGGGGATTTCGTACCTCGCGTAACCACGCACGTTCCCACTGTCCTCCTGCATTCCAGCCACTCCTTGACACGAGTAGGTCGCGCCCCATTGATGATCCAGCAACAGCCAATCCCGTTCAGCCACCTGGCAAACTCGCGATCCACGCCGCTGTAACGCGGGAGGCGTGAGCGCGCGACGCGCGGAAGCAGGGGGGCGAACGGGTCGACCTTCGGATCCCGCGCAAAGATCCCATCCACATGCTTCAGCAGCAGCAAGGCATCCGCCCCAACACGTCCGGCGATATAGGCGGCGATCGAATCCGAGGTGACACCCCAAGAATGCGCAAAGGGATCGTGGCGAGCAAGGGATCGGGAGGGGAGGTAGACCGGAAGTTGGCCGCACCGGATCACCTCCATGACCTGGTTCAGGCTGGAGGCCGGAGCAGCCTGTGAGGCGAGGTCACAAAGCTCAAGACCATACTGATCCATCGCCAGGATAGCCATCCGGTGCGCGGCGCTTTCAGTGAGCCGTAATCGGCGATACTCTGCCCGCACCAGATCGGCAAATACCCCGCCACCCGGAATCACCAACACGTTGGTAGCGCCCTTCCACCGCGCAATGGAATCGAGCAGCTTCCCCAGACCGCGCGACCGGCCGAGACTCCCGCCCACCTTGATGACGACGTCGATCTTCATGATTCAGCTCTCAGCCCTTCAGCC from Candidatus Methylomirabilis limnetica carries:
- the nuoH gene encoding NADH-quinone oxidoreductase subunit NuoH, with protein sequence MPEGTFLVLMVAKIAVVFGLMLLSVAYMTWLERKILSDIQVRLGPMRVGPHGLLQPIADGLKLLFKEEIVPQAADRTLYLLAPVLALVPAFISFAVIPFGDRIRLFGQSIDLVIADVNIGLLYVFGVASLGIYGIVLGGWASNNKYALLGGLRASAQMISYELSLSLSVVGVVMLSQSLSLVQIVDAQARVWFIVLQPIGFIIFLICAVAEINRAPFDLPEAETELVAGFHVEYSSMKFAMYFMAEYANMITVSAMATTLFLGGWRGPWLPPVVWFLIKLYLFIFLFIWLRGTLPRFRYDQLMRFGWKVLLPIALVNIMVTAVFVALR
- a CDS encoding NADH-quinone oxidoreductase subunit J; amino-acid sequence: MEWLVFVPLAAMALITAVLVIVMRNPVYCALSLIGTFFALSGIYLLLQAQFIAVVQVIVYAGAIMVLFLFVVMLLDLGHELPAWLQRDRPRLLLGIGVALLLLVELAIPIGFRTPHGPQGLYTSELVGAIGNTQVVGRLLFTDFLIPFEITSIILLIAIIGVMVLARR
- the nuoK gene encoding NADH-quinone oxidoreductase subunit NuoK: MTATVPLSAYLILSAVLFVIGVIGVLIRRNVLVIFMAIELMLNAVNLTFVAFSRFLHSMDGQIIVLFVMAVAAAEVAVGLAIIIALHRNKESLNVDEINLLKG
- the nuoL gene encoding NADH-quinone oxidoreductase subunit L, producing the protein MMIWLIPVVPLVGSLVVGLMGRRMQRGLVTGIACGATSLSLLLSLMAFVRLLQMPAEGRLLRSSLGSWIASGDFSVSFGFLFDPLSAIMALVVCGVGLLIHIYSIGYMQEDRDYHRFFSLLNLFLAEMLVLVLADNYLLLFVGWEGVGLCSYLLIGFWFERPAAASAGTKAFLVNRIGDGAVVVGLIWMILLFGSLDFQTVFTEAPTVLAHGSVTAMLLTLLLFIGATGKSAQLPLYVWLPDAMEGPTPVSALIHAATMVTAGVYLVARSAPLFQLAPVSLEIVAWVGGLTALYAASIALVQTDIKRIIAYSTISQLGYMFLGLGVGAYAAGIFHLMTHAFFKALLFLSAGSVIHALAGEQDIRKMGGLRKSLRVTTGSFLVGALANAGIAPFAGFWSKDEILFAAYTSGHRLLWVIGVLTAAGTALYMFRLYFLAFEGKSRLDAHTLKHLHEAPWSMRLPLVLLALGSATVGFVGFPPESGPFQRFLGSVFPVPVHEASVEPSSGVVLAVATLVMALLGIGVAFWCYLRDPTRPEALVARYPALHRTLFHKYWVDELYDKVVIHPIVTSARAISESFDARIVDGSVNGIATLAIRAGSMLRRLQTGYVPTYILSILVGAVVLLGYLAFYG
- a CDS encoding NADH-quinone oxidoreductase subunit M; this encodes MSQAGGPILSTLIVLPLLGVLLLTIVDGAREGLIKRLALAVSGLDLLLSLIVYVRFDPAQAGMQFVERASWIPSIGSSYFLGVDGISLPLLLLTTFLTPIAILASFSGIASRVKAYMICMLLLLSGMIGVFVALDLVLFYVFWEGMLIPMYFLIGVWGGPRRIYATLKFVLFTMAGSVLMLLAMIALAFLHQESTGQLTFDLLELIGGSISYGTQLWLFAAFGLAFAIKVPMFPFHTWLPDAHVEAPTAGSVLLAGVLLKMGTYGFLRFALPLFPEAAVAFTPLISALAVIGILYGALVAMVQDDLKRLIAYSSVSHLGFVMLGIFAMNVQAVEGSILQMVNHGLSTGALFLLIGMIYERRHTRMIEEFGGLSRTLPRFALCFLVVTMSSIGLPGLNGFVGEFLILTGTFRVHKGFAVIATLGVILAAVYMLWMWQRVMWGKSRRAENLTLNDIGCREMAILVPIILLILWIGLNPNPLLRRMDASVIHLLDGMRIAATSEVQIPPSPPFVKGGWGDLVRSAN
- a CDS encoding NADH-quinone oxidoreductase subunit N; translated protein: MELVLPQIDWAPFAPLIPVAIGGLTTLVTDLFLPPGRKYLIAILSLMAIAASILISIGLWGPILGSDLEMVRYGIHDAVVLDRFSLFFYLVLGLVSMLTILLSMGHLDTAAADQGEYYSLVLFSTLGMMLMAAGGDLIVIFLGLETFSLALYTLAGFWRTDLRSNESALKYLLLGAFASAFFLYGIALIYGATGTTMLRQIAAFLADGHPPAPLFMIGGGLLLVGFGFKIASVPFHMWAPDVYEGAPTSVTAFMIAGTKAAAFAAFLRVFLLALPALHVQWSMAIWVLAVLTMTVGNLVALVQDNIKRMLAYSSIAHAGYLLVALVAGGSSGVASILFYLVAYALMNLGAFAVIIALQGNEQERLLLTDYAGLGWQRPVLAACMAIFMFSLAGIPPTAGFMGKLYIFSAALEGHYLGLAVIGVLNSVISVYFYLRVIVIMYMSEAASPRPLVPASVAAVLAVVMSVLGTLHLGLFPAGLLDLARQSIAAVAG
- a CDS encoding redox-sensing transcriptional repressor Rex, with translation MKAIKIPEKTVTRISIYLRCLEELEHEGTASVSSTQLADRFGLNSAQVRKDLACFGQFGIRGLGYYITPLRHSLEEILGLKRAWDVALVGLGNLGSALMTYKGFHEKGFKISAVFDRDPAKIDRRVEGVQVMDIGAIVPVIRKRKIKMGILAVRAAGAQAVLDALVEGGVIAVLNFAPTQLTAPDSVKIQNVDLSALLKTLSYHIAQTERPNSRTP
- a CDS encoding TlpA family protein disulfide reductase, which gives rise to MNNPLRRAMYAALLIGTLLVAQAAHAAPVPDFTLPLLDGKSIALKDFRGKPVLINFFHSTUSHCQREAPVLAKIYQQYKGKGLVMLGVNVAWDNEASARKFVEEYKVPYPVGRDSTGDIGRRYQIEGTPTTIMVNKDGSLYGRSVGAMTEEEFQKSIDVLLNQKGK
- a CDS encoding menaquinone biosynthesis decarboxylase — encoded protein: MAYEDLRAFIAALEQRGLLKRIKTQVDPILEITEITDRVSKRFGPALLFERVKDSSMPVLINAFGSEEQMCLALQRASLDDLASELDSVTEIKPPEGFFEKLRMLPKLAEMARYLPKRVKDGPCKEVRITKEPSFDPLPTLKCWPLDGGRFVTMPLVFTKDPETGTRNCGMYRMQIFDERTAGMHWHIHHGGARHYEKNRRLGRRTEVAVALGPDPATTLSAVIPAPDGIDEMLIAGFLRKRSVELVQCETVDLEVPANAEIVLEGYVEPDELRLEGPFGDHTGFYSLADHYPVFHLTAVTHRRDPIYQTTIVGRPPMEDCHMGTAVERMSLPLLRKQLPEIVDFHMPFAGVFHNLVIVSIDKAYPGHARKIMHAIWGLGQAMFSKVIVVVDKDVNVRDPAEVTWKVLNHIDPERDIEFVMGPVETLDHASRLPRYGSKMGIDGTRKWKEEGFTREWPEEQVMDRETKALVDQRWKEYGLG
- a CDS encoding ribbon-helix-helix domain-containing protein, whose amino-acid sequence is MPRKVRKQIYLDPHHAQLLKQLARDLGVSEAALIRQAVDQQAAHLTPLRRDPAAWQQERAFIERLIQDGTVPGRRTWKRDDLHER